From one Lentimicrobium sp. L6 genomic stretch:
- the sufC gene encoding Fe-S cluster assembly ATPase SufC, with amino-acid sequence MLLNIKDLHVEINGKEILKGVNLEINKGEVHAIMGPNGTGKSTLADVVAGKDGYEVTQGEILFNGKDISDMAPEVRAQEGIFLGFQYPVEIPGVSITNFMRTSLNEIRKYHGQEPMAAGEFLKKMAEKQKLVEIHSKLKNRSVNEGFSGGEKKKNEIFQMAMLEPQLAILDETDSGLDIDALRIVANGVNKLKTPDNATVVITHYQRLLDYIVPDVVHILFDGKIVMSGGKELAMELEEKGYEWIKQKVNG; translated from the coding sequence ATGTTACTAAATATAAAAGACCTCCATGTCGAGATAAATGGAAAAGAGATTTTAAAGGGAGTTAACCTCGAAATAAACAAAGGCGAAGTTCATGCCATTATGGGTCCGAACGGAACTGGTAAAAGTACTTTAGCAGATGTAGTAGCTGGGAAAGACGGATATGAAGTTACTCAAGGCGAAATTCTTTTTAATGGCAAAGACATTTCAGATATGGCACCAGAGGTGAGAGCACAAGAAGGTATTTTCTTGGGTTTTCAATATCCTGTGGAAATCCCTGGAGTAAGTATCACCAACTTTATGCGTACTTCTTTAAATGAAATTCGCAAATACCACGGTCAAGAACCCATGGCAGCAGGTGAGTTTTTAAAGAAGATGGCTGAGAAGCAAAAACTTGTGGAGATTCATTCAAAACTTAAAAATCGTTCGGTAAACGAAGGATTCTCTGGTGGAGAAAAAAAGAAAAACGAAATCTTCCAAATGGCTATGCTAGAGCCTCAATTGGCAATTCTAGATGAAACAGATTCTGGATTGGATATTGATGCTTTAAGAATTGTGGCTAATGGCGTGAATAAACTAAAAACTCCTGACAATGCAACAGTAGTTATTACTCACTACCAGAGGCTTTTAGACTATATTGTTCCTGATGTGGTTCACATTCTTTTCGATGGTAAAATCGTGATGAGTGGTGGAAAAGAACTAGCCATGGAATTGGAAGAAAAAGGCTACGAGTGGATTAAGCAAAAAGTTAACGGATAA